One Candidatus Saccharibacteria bacterium RAAC3_TM7_1 genomic region harbors:
- a CDS encoding Endoribonuclease L-PSP (RAAC3_TM7_1_580) → MSMKKEIGTDNVGTAPTLSQAIETNGMVFVSGQIHADKNWKLQGKTVKEKLDVIFENIRLILVVAELELNDIVKATIYVTDMAQIPELNQHYSSYFSGVLPAREAVCVKELPLGATIEISVIAAR, encoded by the coding sequence ATGAGTATGAAAAAAGAAATTGGGACAGACAATGTAGGCACAGCACCAACGTTGTCGCAGGCAATCGAAACGAACGGAATGGTATTTGTATCTGGGCAGATTCACGCAGATAAAAACTGGAAACTACAGGGCAAAACAGTAAAGGAAAAACTCGACGTAATTTTTGAGAATATCCGGCTGATACTTGTGGTCGCTGAACTGGAGCTGAACGATATCGTAAAAGCGACGATTTACGTAACAGACATGGCGCAAATTCCCGAGCTAAATCAACACTATTCAAGTTACTTTTCTGGCGTGCTACCAGCACGTGAAGCGGTGTGTGTAAAAGAGCTCCCGCTCGGTGCGACAATCGAAATTAGCGTGATTGCTGCGAGGTAG
- a CDS encoding hypothetical protein (RAAC3_TM7_1_581) has product MDIEYNFSGSIKVTLDYSDLSMIQSHGYAVEREGFAGIENKTWVRLGHNRDPMAIIDDDGDLNVWIPRDVVSPVEIPRKSIHASSSALGDIVEHYLGEDGNVTVDWPS; this is encoded by the coding sequence ATGGATATTGAATACAACTTCTCAGGTTCTATAAAAGTTACGTTAGACTACTCTGATCTTTCAATGATTCAGTCACATGGCTATGCGGTTGAACGCGAAGGTTTTGCCGGCATTGAAAACAAAACGTGGGTTCGGCTAGGTCATAATAGAGACCCTATGGCGATCATCGATGACGATGGTGATCTGAACGTTTGGATACCACGTGATGTAGTCTCTCCAGTTGAGATTCCTCGCAAAAGTATCCATGCCAGTAGTAGCGCTCTTGGGGATATTGTTGAACATTACCTTGGTGAAGACGGTAACGTGACAGTGGATTGGCCAAGTTAA
- a CDS encoding hypothetical protein (RAAC3_TM7_1_582) gives MTYRHEIHESYNHFLVQHTEETNTPSGLILSRHIGLTDIGFSKTVRVGELFVAADGMPDMDESGFLSDPTSSFGTDTLEEAVPPIARRVAELGTVASIAILLYGPHGNPELINEDDKNGMEKFKRALKNELQRSTGAESIDGIGNYL, from the coding sequence ATGACGTACAGACATGAGATTCATGAATCATACAATCACTTCCTGGTTCAACACACCGAAGAGACAAATACACCAAGCGGTCTTATTCTTTCTCGTCACATTGGGCTTACCGACATAGGTTTTTCGAAAACTGTTCGGGTCGGTGAATTATTTGTTGCGGCAGACGGTATGCCTGATATGGATGAGTCTGGCTTCTTGAGCGATCCTACGAGCAGCTTTGGCACAGATACGCTGGAGGAAGCTGTTCCACCAATTGCCAGAAGAGTAGCGGAGCTGGGGACAGTCGCCTCTATCGCTATCTTATTGTACGGACCGCACGGCAACCCGGAGCTAATTAATGAAGATGACAAGAACGGCATGGAAAAATTCAAACGTGCATTAAAAAACGAGCTGCAAAGAAGTACAGGCGCAGAGTCTATCGACGGCATAGGAAACTATCTATAG
- the sigY gene encoding RNA polymerase sigma factor Y (RAAC3_TM7_1_583), with translation MSIDSFPIVGAGSYTELSYDDLAVRYQQGDPQALEEVCTRQYRRIEGILIHNGVDSQDVADVAQQVVEKMIGALDKFEPGGFNAWVGRIAHNCAMDYHRRNRHRKSKILNCDGEIADQIVESHNEIEDLNAIWIVDDIIDQLREFDGAGFDSKDLGEILKRLALGEKNIEIAEDMGLNHLTVATRISRLRARLAKASFTRESVDRLIQ, from the coding sequence ATGTCGATAGATTCATTTCCTATTGTAGGTGCTGGTTCCTACACCGAGCTTAGCTATGATGATTTGGCAGTGCGGTATCAGCAAGGCGACCCTCAAGCTCTCGAGGAGGTTTGTACACGTCAATATAGAAGAATTGAGGGCATACTTATTCATAACGGGGTTGATTCACAGGATGTTGCTGATGTAGCTCAGCAAGTAGTAGAAAAGATGATAGGAGCGCTAGATAAGTTTGAGCCGGGCGGATTTAACGCCTGGGTGGGAAGGATTGCTCACAACTGTGCCATGGATTATCATCGCAGGAATAGGCATAGGAAATCGAAAATTCTTAATTGTGACGGTGAGATTGCGGATCAGATAGTGGAATCGCATAATGAGATCGAAGACCTCAATGCGATCTGGATAGTGGACGATATTATCGATCAATTGAGAGAATTTGATGGAGCGGGTTTTGATTCAAAGGATCTCGGTGAAATATTGAAGCGTTTAGCTCTCGGTGAGAAAAATATTGAGATTGCTGAAGATATGGGACTGAACCACCTCACAGTTGCAACACGTATTTCGCGTTTGAGAGCTCGTCTAGCGAAAGCATCTTTCACGCGTGAGTCTGTCGATCGCCTGATACAATAG
- a CDS encoding YunG (RAAC3_TM7_1_584), whose protein sequence is MKYEGTPKFLGLLKAMQDSWGPETSLAGDKLPSDNPARGQCVVSSLVVQDFLGGDIVRVHVTGDGIDENHYFNKLADGTAIDVTRKQYEDKPITLVDHPPDLESNGYSSMRERCLADDDTRRRYMLLKGMVDQKLAELQG, encoded by the coding sequence ATGAAATACGAAGGCACACCGAAGTTCCTCGGCCTTTTAAAAGCTATGCAAGATTCATGGGGCCCTGAAACAAGTCTGGCCGGTGACAAATTGCCAAGTGATAACCCGGCACGGGGACAGTGTGTCGTTTCTTCGTTGGTGGTGCAGGACTTCCTAGGCGGCGATATCGTACGCGTGCATGTGACTGGTGATGGCATTGATGAGAACCACTACTTTAATAAACTTGCCGACGGTACAGCCATTGATGTCACGCGCAAACAATATGAGGATAAGCCGATTACCCTAGTAGATCATCCACCCGACCTAGAAAGTAACGGCTATTCTTCAATGCGAGAGCGCTGCTTGGCTGATGACGATACGCGTCGTAGGTACATGTTGCTCAAAGGCATGGTAGACCAAAAGCTCGCAGAACTTCAAGGTTAA
- a CDS encoding peptidyl-prolyl cis-trans isomerase (RAAC3_TM7_1_585): MKYEGTKLPDFEPRDEVKELEIIDVEVGNGEEVKAGATITAHYTGALCKNSIIFQSSHDFGKAITFGLDQVIKGWTLGVPGMKVGGTRRLIIPAEMAYGEASPAPNIPANSDLVFDIDLVAIPRNGA, encoded by the coding sequence ATGAAATACGAAGGCACGAAACTACCAGATTTTGAACCGCGCGACGAAGTAAAAGAACTTGAGATTATCGACGTAGAAGTCGGAAATGGAGAGGAAGTGAAAGCCGGCGCGACAATCACTGCGCACTATACCGGTGCACTGTGTAAAAACAGCATTATTTTTCAAAGCAGTCACGACTTTGGAAAGGCGATTACCTTTGGTCTCGACCAAGTCATCAAAGGCTGGACACTCGGTGTACCCGGCATGAAAGTTGGAGGTACGCGCCGGCTGATCATCCCAGCTGAAATGGCATACGGTGAAGCCAGTCCAGCGCCAAACATTCCAGCAAACAGCGACCTGGTGTTTGACATCGACTTGGTGGCGATTCCACGAAACGGAGCATAG
- a CDS encoding hypothetical protein (RAAC3_TM7_1_586) — MDVKAGSPWQRHFGLEWTLSAVVTLIALIAWVTTRHIGQQPLGVYDVFPIFGLIAFSWMWVVYVSGAARRLLKLGKPHGHLYWSVSSGLILVAIIIHPLLVSSGLAWDGLGLPPGSYFAAYQSLGWFLLLGSAALLVFLSYELRRWWGKASWWKWVESAQKLAMVAIFIHSLVLGRELTVGWFKTIWWLYGLTLMAAWVYNYYYDKRRVGR; from the coding sequence GTGGACGTGAAGGCTGGAAGCCCGTGGCAGAGACATTTCGGTCTAGAATGGACGCTCAGCGCTGTCGTAACACTAATAGCTCTGATCGCGTGGGTAACAACACGACATATTGGCCAGCAGCCGCTCGGTGTCTATGATGTGTTCCCGATCTTTGGGCTGATCGCATTTAGCTGGATGTGGGTGGTGTATGTCAGCGGGGCAGCCAGGCGGCTTCTCAAGCTAGGAAAACCGCACGGTCATTTGTACTGGAGTGTGTCCTCAGGACTTATATTGGTAGCTATAATCATCCATCCACTACTCGTAAGTAGTGGCTTGGCCTGGGACGGTCTAGGATTACCGCCAGGTAGCTATTTTGCGGCCTATCAATCGCTTGGTTGGTTCCTCTTGCTAGGTTCAGCCGCACTACTTGTCTTTTTATCATATGAGTTGAGACGGTGGTGGGGGAAAGCCAGCTGGTGGAAGTGGGTAGAATCCGCTCAAAAGCTGGCAATGGTAGCTATTTTCATCCATTCGCTCGTACTTGGCCGCGAGTTAACAGTCGGTTGGTTTAAGACTATCTGGTGGCTCTATGGCCTAACACTTATGGCTGCATGGGTATATAATTATTACTATGATAAAAGAAGGGTCGGGAGGTGA
- a CDS encoding hypothetical protein (RAAC3_TM7_1_587), whose product MHVNNRVIVGLLIAAVLIVIAAVAYVVLMLPGVRQTSTAGKAEKGPITIVYTDNGFQSPTYKVAKGETVTVTNKSTGDLQFSSGNHPTHLEEPELNMNILAPGESAKFTPTKIGTWTFHDHLHSERTGTLRVTE is encoded by the coding sequence ATGCATGTGAACAATAGGGTAATAGTAGGATTGTTGATCGCAGCGGTGCTGATAGTTATCGCAGCGGTAGCCTACGTGGTATTAATGCTACCAGGGGTCCGGCAGACATCTACAGCCGGTAAAGCGGAAAAGGGCCCTATAACTATCGTCTATACGGATAACGGTTTCCAGTCTCCAACGTATAAAGTAGCTAAAGGTGAGACAGTAACTGTTACCAACAAGTCGACCGGTGATTTGCAGTTTTCTTCTGGTAACCACCCAACCCACTTAGAAGAACCCGAATTGAATATGAATATTCTAGCACCTGGCGAAAGCGCCAAATTTACTCCGACCAAAATCGGTACATGGACTTTCCATGACCATTTGCATAGTGAACGCACAGGTACTCTGAGAGTGACGGAATAG
- a CDS encoding hypothetical protein (RAAC3_TM7_1_588): protein MKLLLTSSGLSKRDIGQALQEMVGKVPSDCKVGFIPTAANVEAYSKDWVIAQLNQLQRYGFYQIDIVDISADGVDWQTRLADCDVLWLTGGNTFHLLDQVRKTGFDEWLKKNIESKVYVGGSASTILMTPTIAIAGFGDQDENLPGLTDLTGLGYVDFEVQSHCDEVRMNEAGEYAKTAGNPVYALDDLSAIRVIDGVVDVVSGGTWKLYPGSSK from the coding sequence GTGAAGCTACTACTGACGTCGTCTGGGCTGAGTAAGCGGGATATTGGCCAAGCTCTGCAGGAGATGGTAGGGAAGGTGCCGAGCGACTGCAAAGTCGGCTTTATTCCAACAGCCGCGAACGTTGAGGCGTACAGTAAAGACTGGGTGATAGCACAGCTGAATCAGTTGCAGCGTTATGGCTTTTATCAGATCGACATCGTGGATATCAGCGCCGATGGCGTGGATTGGCAAACCCGGCTAGCGGATTGTGACGTGTTGTGGCTGACTGGCGGCAATACCTTCCACTTGCTCGACCAGGTGCGCAAGACCGGTTTTGACGAGTGGCTGAAGAAGAACATCGAGAGTAAAGTCTACGTTGGCGGGAGCGCCAGCACAATCCTGATGACACCGACGATCGCGATTGCCGGTTTTGGCGACCAAGACGAGAATCTGCCGGGACTCACCGATCTTACTGGTCTTGGCTATGTAGACTTCGAAGTGCAGTCACACTGCGACGAAGTCCGCATGAACGAGGCAGGTGAATACGCTAAAACAGCCGGTAATCCTGTCTACGCGCTCGATGACCTCAGCGCCATCCGGGTAATCGATGGCGTGGTGGACGTTGTCTCTGGCGGTACCTGGAAATTATACCCTGGCTCTTCGAAGTAG
- a CDS encoding hypothetical protein (RAAC3_TM7_1_589): MKPRLFVDQKITAFVNKYEVFAADADGNKVGLQALAQQKRLAFKEKVTFYQDEQKSTTVFSFRAEKVLDVHGRYFVEDTDGQLIGMFKKEFGQSLISSTWKILDASGEELFTVRESNSTLAVLRRFLGYLPLVGDLAELVLLFFRYHFSFIDAKSGQEVGKYQKATLLRDHYTLSMTDEAYGTCDWRVLAAMGVALDALQSR; encoded by the coding sequence ATGAAACCACGTCTCTTTGTTGATCAAAAGATTACTGCATTTGTGAATAAATATGAAGTTTTTGCTGCTGACGCCGACGGCAACAAAGTCGGTTTGCAAGCTTTGGCACAGCAAAAGCGGCTGGCGTTTAAAGAGAAAGTAACCTTCTACCAAGACGAACAAAAAAGTACTACAGTATTTAGCTTTCGGGCGGAGAAGGTACTGGATGTGCATGGGCGCTACTTTGTAGAAGATACTGATGGCCAGCTTATTGGCATGTTTAAAAAAGAATTCGGTCAGTCTCTCATAAGCAGTACGTGGAAGATATTGGACGCAAGCGGTGAAGAGCTTTTCACCGTGCGTGAAAGTAACAGCACACTGGCGGTGTTGCGGCGCTTTTTGGGGTATCTACCTCTCGTCGGCGATTTAGCAGAACTGGTACTACTATTTTTCCGTTATCATTTCAGCTTTATTGACGCTAAATCTGGCCAGGAAGTGGGGAAGTACCAGAAAGCCACTTTGCTCAGAGACCACTATACACTTTCGATGACCGATGAAGCCTACGGAACCTGCGACTGGCGCGTACTGGCGGCGATGGGAGTGGCGCTCGACGCTCTCCAGTCACGGTAG
- a CDS encoding N-acetyltransferase GCN5 (RAAC3_TM7_1_590) produces MKKSPDGSIHARVRSAGLPDLATIQDINYELFLIDYDWHQDLNIEWPYNEDGLRYFTKCIEAEDYVLLVAEVDNRIVGYVAGVVKQPFSAEKGKRAELENMCVLEEYRSHGIGGQLVDAFMEWAKDKEVDIVHVIAYTPNERAINFYKKKGFSPYALNLWQKIKK; encoded by the coding sequence ATGAAAAAATCACCAGACGGATCAATTCACGCGAGAGTACGATCTGCAGGCCTGCCGGATTTAGCAACGATCCAAGATATCAATTACGAATTATTTCTTATTGATTATGATTGGCATCAAGACCTCAATATCGAGTGGCCATATAATGAAGATGGCCTTCGCTATTTTACGAAATGTATCGAAGCCGAAGATTATGTCCTACTTGTAGCAGAAGTAGACAATCGTATAGTGGGCTATGTGGCGGGTGTGGTCAAACAGCCATTTTCTGCAGAAAAAGGAAAACGAGCAGAACTTGAGAATATGTGCGTCCTAGAGGAGTACCGCAGCCACGGCATCGGGGGACAGCTCGTCGATGCCTTTATGGAGTGGGCGAAAGACAAGGAAGTCGATATTGTTCATGTGATTGCTTACACGCCGAATGAGCGGGCGATCAATTTTTATAAGAAGAAGGGATTTTCGCCCTATGCACTTAATCTCTGGCAAAAAATAAAGAAGTAA
- a CDS encoding hypothetical protein (RAAC3_TM7_1_591) — translation MARLHTYSQHFLKSPRLVAELAGHSNIRKNDLVYDLGAGSGVISSALARRCKQVVAVEIEPLALEKLHKNVGNLQNVTILKQDILTLNEPDGSYKIFANIPFSLSAEVIKKFTESPRPPKTMYLIVQKQFARKLVPGDDHFTSLLSAQVGMRFVVRIRKPLNKTDFTPPPAVDTVLLELKLRDEPLVPSKELESYRRYVEECFSRQKYFAEQPLAAAGISPELRPSQLTLEQWVALWTAKTKK, via the coding sequence ATGGCGCGACTTCATACATATTCCCAGCACTTTTTGAAAAGCCCGCGCCTGGTCGCAGAGCTGGCTGGCCACTCCAATATTCGAAAGAACGATCTGGTGTATGATCTCGGGGCGGGGAGCGGCGTGATATCGAGTGCCCTCGCGCGGCGGTGCAAACAAGTAGTGGCAGTCGAGATTGAGCCGCTTGCGCTGGAAAAGCTGCATAAAAATGTAGGTAACCTACAAAATGTCACAATCCTAAAACAGGATATCCTGACGCTCAATGAACCGGACGGATCGTATAAAATCTTTGCGAACATTCCATTTTCGCTCAGCGCTGAAGTGATAAAAAAATTTACTGAATCACCACGGCCGCCAAAAACAATGTATCTGATCGTGCAAAAACAATTCGCGCGTAAGCTTGTACCGGGCGACGATCATTTTACCAGTTTGCTCAGTGCTCAAGTTGGCATGCGTTTTGTGGTACGTATCCGTAAGCCACTCAATAAAACTGACTTTACACCGCCACCGGCTGTCGATACTGTACTTCTCGAGCTCAAACTACGAGATGAGCCGTTAGTACCGAGTAAAGAGCTTGAATCGTATCGACGCTACGTCGAAGAATGCTTCTCGCGGCAAAAATATTTTGCCGAGCAACCGTTGGCAGCAGCGGGCATATCGCCTGAGCTTCGTCCTTCACAGCTGACACTGGAACAGTGGGTCGCACTTTGGACTGCAAAAACTAAAAAATAA
- a CDS encoding hypothetical protein (RAAC3_TM7_1_592), which produces MEDIREPTDIFLWANHTDGVKNDLDIEVFLFNKHYTPFSMRFSSELENQIRILFLYDMVNEVNMGAGTGLSVRDFELSEAEENVLLRTEKEKVTHAAAVTYLIENKRDEIVEFSEEEHEFKRMKGIIVRFSSKSEPNKPFFIAKALQQSNSLKGSVSWEINGGRLDSFKADIGLKIPSDSQVLILDEDIFIFNQTKFEKLFQYEYKKQLLADKKVAEIEQQYKLSFPEGLDLQSLVRDRKKIVTKLQKLEIGNVTQEQAVNHADEMQLELMTDDAGAIIIMDGNDLDMFVNLINEDYITSEITGKRYEIKSKKLLGEPEGEPPRG; this is translated from the coding sequence ATGGAAGACATACGCGAGCCGACTGATATTTTCTTGTGGGCAAACCACACCGATGGGGTCAAGAACGACCTCGACATCGAAGTATTTTTATTCAATAAACACTACACGCCATTTAGTATGCGTTTTTCGTCGGAGCTGGAAAACCAGATCCGAATACTTTTTTTGTACGACATGGTGAATGAAGTAAACATGGGCGCTGGAACTGGACTCAGCGTTCGTGATTTTGAGCTCAGTGAAGCGGAAGAAAATGTACTACTGAGAACAGAAAAAGAAAAAGTGACGCACGCCGCCGCGGTCACCTACTTGATTGAAAATAAACGCGATGAGATCGTCGAGTTTAGCGAGGAGGAGCACGAGTTTAAGCGTATGAAGGGAATTATCGTACGCTTTTCGTCTAAAAGCGAGCCAAACAAACCGTTTTTTATTGCTAAAGCCTTGCAACAGAGTAATTCGCTCAAGGGAAGTGTCTCATGGGAGATTAATGGTGGACGCCTCGATAGTTTCAAAGCAGATATTGGCCTGAAAATTCCATCTGACAGCCAGGTGCTAATACTAGATGAAGATATTTTTATTTTTAATCAAACAAAGTTCGAAAAACTTTTTCAGTATGAGTACAAAAAGCAGCTATTGGCGGACAAAAAGGTTGCCGAAATCGAGCAGCAGTATAAGCTGAGTTTTCCCGAAGGACTTGACCTGCAGTCATTAGTCCGGGATCGTAAGAAAATTGTTACCAAACTGCAGAAGCTCGAGATTGGAAATGTGACACAGGAACAAGCGGTGAATCATGCTGATGAGATGCAACTGGAACTCATGACCGACGATGCCGGCGCGATTATCATTATGGACGGAAATGACCTCGATATGTTCGTGAACCTTATTAACGAAGACTATATCACCAGCGAAATTACCGGCAAACGCTACGAGATAAAGAGCAAGAAGTTACTTGGAGAGCCCGAAGGTGAGCCGCCGCGAGGTTAA
- a CDS encoding fimbrial protein pilin (RAAC3_TM7_1_593) has protein sequence MVTQKRGFTIVELLIVIVVVAILAAITIVVYNGIQQRARDTQRVADMRDLKQQIEVYYIDNGSYPTCSGTDGCYSTSTNTLYRITAMPINSASKFVDPTNTDTQYGYYYTRRYKKTGATTFTNTGNINDYIIATRLESKGAPYFSAWNNTNLNYLDGN, from the coding sequence ATGGTTACACAAAAACGTGGCTTTACCATTGTCGAACTCTTGATCGTTATCGTGGTGGTCGCGATTCTAGCGGCGATTACGATTGTCGTCTATAACGGCATCCAGCAACGAGCACGAGATACGCAGCGAGTTGCAGACATGCGCGACTTAAAACAACAGATCGAGGTCTACTATATCGATAATGGCTCATATCCAACCTGCTCTGGCACCGACGGATGCTATAGCACCAGTACGAACACCCTATACAGAATTACAGCAATGCCGATAAATTCAGCCAGTAAATTTGTTGATCCTACAAATACAGACACCCAATATGGCTACTACTATACACGAAGGTATAAGAAGACCGGCGCAACAACCTTTACAAATACAGGCAATATTAACGATTACATTATTGCTACCCGCCTCGAATCAAAAGGTGCTCCGTATTTTTCAGCATGGAATAATACAAACCTCAATTATCTCGACGGTAATTAA
- a CDS encoding fimbrial protein pilin (RAAC3_TM7_1_594) — translation MVTNMRGFTIVELLIVIVVIAILTAVTSVTYNGVQSRARDAERQQDMLSVQKVLEMYYIDNGFFPNTVDIRDPVWRKAHFASQDQGIFINPQDSSASPQLTQ, via the coding sequence ATGGTTACTAATATGCGTGGTTTTACTATCGTCGAACTGCTTATTGTTATTGTTGTGATCGCTATTCTCACGGCGGTTACAAGTGTGACCTATAATGGAGTTCAATCCAGGGCACGGGATGCCGAACGCCAACAAGATATGTTATCGGTTCAAAAGGTGCTTGAAATGTACTATATTGATAACGGATTTTTTCCAAATACGGTCGATATACGCGATCCCGTTTGGCGAAAAGCGCATTTTGCCTCTCAAGATCAAGGTATTTTTATCAATCCACAAGATAGCAGTGCCTCACCTCAACTAACTCAATAG
- a CDS encoding helicase (RAAC3_TM7_1_595) produces MKQALALEIMLAGENVFLTGPAGSGKTFVLNQFIRLAKHEGKHVSVTATTGLAASHLGGSTIHSWSGIGVSDELPGHFLDGLSKGRREIIEKTDILIIDEVSMLHDYRLDMVDEACRLIRKRVDEPFGGIQVIMSGDFFQLPPVNRRDSLQGGFVVNSQAWRELDPVICYLGEQHRHEDEQLREILEAMRDQDLRRTHAEALLARTEHMPPKGAVFTELHTTNVDVDTENQRRLEQLAGDEVIYEQTTTGSGNYVESLQRSVLAPAQLRLKLGALVMAVKNSQDKKYFNGSLGTVVDFDQVTDYPIVEFLSGKEVMIQPDTWELRDGDKKRASITQIPLRLAWAITVHKSQGMTLDAALIDLRKAFVPGMGYVALSRVKNLNNLYLKGINRMALQMSEEAHAIDYSLRERSATATKRFAHLEANAERRTLEPIKKKQAGSNWQEKIEKMREIHPNAYRPWTKQQDALLKQEFQNGRDLGELSQLLGRHEGSIRMRLQKHFGEDMVV; encoded by the coding sequence ATGAAGCAAGCATTAGCACTCGAGATAATGCTGGCAGGGGAGAACGTGTTTTTGACCGGTCCGGCTGGGTCGGGGAAGACGTTTGTCCTCAACCAGTTTATTCGTCTCGCCAAACATGAGGGAAAGCACGTTTCGGTAACGGCAACGACGGGCTTGGCGGCGTCACACCTAGGTGGCTCGACAATTCATAGCTGGAGCGGCATTGGCGTTAGCGATGAGCTGCCCGGACATTTCTTAGATGGTCTATCAAAAGGACGACGGGAAATCATTGAAAAAACCGATATTTTAATCATCGACGAGGTTTCGATGCTACATGATTATCGACTTGATATGGTTGATGAAGCCTGCCGGCTGATACGAAAACGAGTTGACGAACCCTTTGGTGGCATCCAGGTGATTATGAGTGGGGACTTTTTTCAATTGCCACCAGTTAACCGACGAGATAGCTTGCAGGGTGGCTTCGTAGTGAATAGTCAAGCTTGGCGAGAACTTGATCCGGTGATCTGTTACCTTGGCGAACAACATCGTCATGAGGATGAGCAATTGCGAGAGATTCTCGAGGCAATGCGCGACCAAGACCTACGTCGAACCCATGCCGAAGCGTTGCTCGCGCGAACTGAGCACATGCCGCCAAAGGGTGCTGTTTTTACCGAGCTTCACACCACCAATGTTGATGTTGACACGGAAAATCAGCGTCGGCTCGAACAGTTAGCTGGCGACGAAGTAATCTACGAGCAGACCACGACGGGAAGTGGCAATTATGTGGAGTCACTGCAACGAAGCGTGCTTGCGCCAGCGCAGTTGCGACTTAAGCTAGGAGCTCTGGTGATGGCTGTCAAAAACAGTCAAGATAAGAAGTATTTCAACGGTAGTCTCGGTACGGTAGTTGATTTTGATCAAGTGACTGATTATCCGATTGTCGAATTCTTAAGCGGCAAGGAAGTGATGATTCAGCCGGATACCTGGGAACTGCGCGATGGCGACAAAAAACGCGCCAGTATTACGCAGATTCCACTACGACTCGCCTGGGCGATAACGGTACACAAGAGTCAAGGAATGACACTCGATGCGGCACTGATCGACCTACGAAAAGCTTTTGTGCCGGGTATGGGATACGTAGCGCTGAGCCGAGTAAAAAATTTGAACAACTTGTATCTAAAAGGTATCAACCGCATGGCGCTACAGATGAGTGAAGAAGCACATGCGATCGACTATAGCTTGAGGGAAAGATCGGCTACCGCTACCAAACGGTTCGCTCACCTTGAAGCAAATGCCGAGCGACGAACTCTGGAACCGATTAAGAAAAAACAGGCAGGATCAAACTGGCAAGAAAAGATTGAGAAAATGCGCGAAATTCACCCCAATGCGTACCGACCGTGGACGAAGCAGCAAGACGCATTGCTTAAGCAAGAATTCCAAAATGGACGCGATCTTGGTGAGCTGTCGCAACTACTAGGGCGACATGAGGGTTCGATCAGGATGCGCCTCCAGAAACACTTTGGCGAAGACATGGTCGTATAG